In Brevibacterium pigmentatum, the sequence CACATCCAAATCAGCTCGACTCATAACAGACCTGCACGGCGGAGATGATGTTCGACGATTCGACGGATGTCCGCCCAGTTCGAGCGTTTCGAGACTCTGAGAACGAACCACCCTTCGGCCTCCAATGCGGCGATTCGCCGATTGTCTTCAGCGAACTGCAACGGTGAGGTGCGATGATGATCGCCTTCGTACTCGATGGCGAAGCGGATTGCCGGGTATACCATGTCCGGATGCAACACCGAATCGATCAGGCCACAGTACACAGCCGGATGCACGGACGGCTCGGGAAATCCGGCGGCGATCAACTGCAGGCGAAGGCGCGTCTCCGGGGGCGAATCCACATCCTCTCGGACCAATTCGATCGCTTTCTGTGCCGTCTGGCGTCCGACCAGCCGGGAACGAGCGGCCAGTTCAGCGCGGATCTCAGCGATCGTCGTGAGTGGGCCACATTGCCATCTGCCCACAGCCGCATCGCCGAGCTCGACAAGTTGCTCGGTCGTCAGCGCTCCGGCGAGTTCCGCGAATAGTTGTGGCACCGAGATGAGCGGCAGGCCGAAGAAGTCGTCCGCCCGCAGCCGGACATAACGGTGCAGGACAGCATCCCGCCGGCGCCGGGAAGCGTTCATCTCGCCGAGCGCCACGTGCAGACGCTTATCGGCCGAGCCCGGCAAGGGCAGCCCGTACAACCGGGCCGCAGTGACATTGCACCCGACTGATCTGGGATCAATGCCGATGCCCGCAGTGAGCCTGACCTGTTCCAGCGCCCAATCATCGTCTGCCCAGATCGGGGCGATGATGTCGGTTTCGGGTTCCGTGTCTATCCACATTCCATGAGTGACCTGTACATACCGCGAGCTGGTCAGCAGCTTGTGACGGGTCACCCCACGTGCGGCCGCCTCAGCGCGAGAGAAGGGCACCGGCGCCCTCATCAGCTTCCGCGGTTTCTCAGTCCAAGGCAGGATCGGCCATTTCCTCGCAGGTTCCCTACCCGTGGGCGACAGTCCCGATACCGGTCTGGTCGAAGTTGCTGTCCTCTGCAGTCGTCCCGAGTCCATGACGACTGATCGTGCACGTTCGGGCTGCCTCACCGCTAGCGCTGGAGAACTGCCTGTGGACAGCGGTTGCGCGTCCACAGGGCGCAGCACACGAGTGGAGCACGGAGGAGAACGCTAACGAAGGACTGTTCAATCCACGCACGTACCGTGGAAATCGACCTCCGGAGAGGGTTCAGGGCCCGACAAACCTCACCAATCCCGGCCCCGGCTGAATACGAATGTGGCGAAAAGTCTGAATCCGCCGCGAATTTCGGACATTTCGCCACTATCAACTGGCGAGCGCGGGCAGGTGAGTCCACAGCCACTGCACCCCAAGTGTCACGCCCGACCGCGTCCGGCCCTCAGCTGAGGCGGAGGGCGTCGAGCTGCTGGGCGACGCGGATGTAGCCGAGGTGCGAGTACGCCTGCGGGTGATTGCCCAAGTGCATCTCGGCGACGGGGTCGTATTCCTCCGACAGCAGTCCGGTGGGCCCGAGCAGAGCGTCGACCTGCCGGAACAGATCCCAGGCATCGTCGATGCGGCCGACCTTGATGAAGGCTTCGATGAGCCACGTCGTGCAGATGTGGAACCCGCCCTCGAGTCCGGGCAGCCCGTCATCGTAGCGGTAGCGGAACACCGTCGGGCCGACCCGCAGCTCCCGCTCGATCGCGTCGACCGTGGACACGAACCGCGGGTCGTCGGCGTCGAGCAGTCCCGAGAGTCCGACGAACAGGGCCGCCGAATCCAGGTCCGTCTCACCGTAGGCGACGGTGAACGCCCCGACCTCCTCGTTGAACCCATGCGTGAGCACATCCTGGGCGATCTCCTCACGCAGCTGCCGCCACGCGCCGGGCGGCTCCCGATCGAAGCGGTCGGCGATGCGCAGCGCCCGGTCGACCGTCACCCAGCACATCACCCGCGTGTACACGTTGTGCTTCGGCGGACGTCTGGCCTCCCAGATCCCGTGATCGGCCTCGAACCACCGTTTGCCCACGGCTTCGACCATCTGACAAGTGAGCGTCCAATAATCGTCAGGCAGCTCGCCGAGGTGGTCGCTGAGTTCGTCGAGGAGCTCCGTGACCGGGCCGAACACGTCCAGTTGGACCTGGTGTTCGGCGGCGTTGCCGACCCGCACCGGCCGTGATCCGGCGTATCCGGGCAGGTGGTTGAGCACCGCCTCGGTGGTCAGAGCCGAACCGTCGACGGCATAGAGCGGATGGAGCTGTTCGGGAGAGACCGTGTGCTCAAGGATGCCCGAGAGCCAGGAGAGGAATCCTTCGGCCTCACCGGTGGAGCCGAGGGCGAGCAGGGCGCGGACGGTCATCGATCCGTCGCGCAGCCACGTGTACCGGTAGTCCCAGTTGCGGACTCCGCCGATGCCTTCGGGCAGGGAGGTCGTGGGGGCGGCGAGGACTCCGCCGGTAGGTTCGTGGCAGAGAGCGCGCAAGGTGATCGCCGACCGGATGACCTCTTCGCGGTGGTGGCCGGGCAGGGTGAGCGAGTCGACCCAGTTCGTCCAGAAGTTCAGGGCGCGTTCGCGCACATGATGCTCCCCGCCGGTGGCCATATATCCGGCGTCTCCGGTACCGGTCCCGCAGGCGAGGACGAGGACGACGGATCCGCCGGGCTTCTGCGAGGGTACGACGGTCGCCTCGGCGGTGTGGGAGTCTCCGTTCTCGATGAGCTCGAAGTCGATGCCGGGGGCGTGGAGTTCGATCGGCTCCGCGGTTCCGAGCACCGCCACCCCGTCATCGGTCCTGGTCATGCGGGTGGGAACCGTGGCGTAGTCGAGCCTGGGGGCGAAGCGGATGCGGGTGGGGGTGTCGCCGGTGAGCACGCGGACGACGATCGTGTCGTCGCTGTGTCCGTCGACGGGTGCGAGGTAGTCGACGCAGCTCAGTCCTGCCCATCGGGTCTCGAGCAGGGTCGAGTTCCCGAGGTACCGCTGGGTCAGCGGGGCCGCCCCGTTTTCGGGGGCGA encodes:
- the otsB gene encoding trehalose-phosphatase, with product MSTVEHESATESRLATIAASVRSSELLGDLAEASRALDPVLFRRLFELSRSPSLLVATDYDGTIAPIVDVPGQAFPLEGSVDSLRALALLPSTSAGVISGRSLRDLAAMSRLPREVHLFGSHGGETDTFTIDTLTEAQRTVLADFRADLTRTLPRDVIEHKTTGAAVHLRGLDETDRREIEAAVEKLASAHPIHPTRGKQVIDLSVVPSSKADALTRLRSQTGAEAVVFIGDDTADEFALETLGADDLGLKVGAEAAPTHADFRLDSPAEVSIVLSALFELRKSWLFGRRATPIQRHSLIGNGQSTALIDPAGSICWMPHPLPHSASMFSEVLGTEAAGFFAVAPENGAAPLTQRYLGNSTLLETRWAGLSCVDYLAPVDGHSDDTIVVRVLTGDTPTRIRFAPRLDYATVPTRMTRTDDGVAVLGTAEPIELHAPGIDFELIENGDSHTAEATVVPSQKPGGSVVLVLACGTGTGDAGYMATGGEHHVRERALNFWTNWVDSLTLPGHHREEVIRSAITLRALCHEPTGGVLAAPTTSLPEGIGGVRNWDYRYTWLRDGSMTVRALLALGSTGEAEGFLSWLSGILEHTVSPEQLHPLYAVDGSALTTEAVLNHLPGYAGSRPVRVGNAAEHQVQLDVFGPVTELLDELSDHLGELPDDYWTLTCQMVEAVGKRWFEADHGIWEARRPPKHNVYTRVMCWVTVDRALRIADRFDREPPGAWRQLREEIAQDVLTHGFNEEVGAFTVAYGETDLDSAALFVGLSGLLDADDPRFVSTVDAIERELRVGPTVFRYRYDDGLPGLEGGFHICTTWLIEAFIKVGRIDDAWDLFRQVDALLGPTGLLSEEYDPVAEMHLGNHPQAYSHLGYIRVAQQLDALRLS